A genomic segment from Comamonas terrigena NBRC 13299 encodes:
- a CDS encoding DUF3460 family protein has translation MSIFRRPDYQSETTQFLNELKKQNPALESQQLAGRALLWDKNVNYEVAADTAQAQVAQKPYVYQTNAS, from the coding sequence ATGTCCATCTTCCGCCGTCCCGACTACCAATCCGAAACCACCCAGTTCCTGAACGAGCTGAAGAAGCAGAACCCCGCGCTGGAATCCCAGCAGCTGGCCGGTCGCGCCCTGCTGTGGGACAAGAACGTGAACTATGAAGTGGCGGCAGACACCGCCCAGGCCCAGGTGGCCCAGAAGCCCTACGTCTACCAGACCAACGCCAGCTGA